A single window of Sphingobacterium sp. ML3W DNA harbors:
- a CDS encoding DUF3526 domain-containing protein, which translates to MMKQIISNEWKSLLRVKAFSYLTYFFIMSLGVVSWLGTVQNKEQDVQQKKATEHVRAQWENIKQMNTHSAAHFGSYAFKPVTPLSSMDDGVSASTGNVIRLEAHVQNETAYSEASQSLSISKFGKLKPSLILQFVIPLFLIFLAFNSVSKEKEQGRLKLLVLQGASLPKLVVAKTIGVWTYGVLLLLFTLVVQILLNLQSISVDYFWRLSLLFFSYCAYYYVVTALTVYFSARLANNTAALSSMIAVWLLWTIFLPKIWGNSVEKIYPLPSREEFKALMAQDRSQGIDGHNPSDKRGKAFEEKILAQYKMDSLSQLPVNFDGMRMQQDEEYGNMVWDRHFGNKYKVLEKQKKTYQYSGIINPFASLQDASMGFSGSDMLHFVNFQLQAEHYRRILIKTLNDKQTYGGSKTGDWGWKENNDFYRSVKDFEYRTPVLKEVWSSYSLNLLTLALWVVFTTILIIFGSKKTTIL; encoded by the coding sequence ATGATGAAACAGATCATATCAAACGAATGGAAATCGTTGCTCAGGGTGAAGGCTTTTTCTTATCTGACCTATTTCTTTATCATGAGCTTAGGAGTTGTTTCCTGGCTGGGAACAGTACAGAACAAGGAGCAAGATGTACAGCAAAAAAAAGCTACTGAACATGTTCGTGCGCAATGGGAAAACATTAAACAAATGAACACACATAGTGCAGCTCATTTTGGTTCGTATGCGTTTAAACCTGTTACTCCTTTGAGTAGTATGGATGATGGTGTAAGTGCGAGTACAGGAAATGTAATTCGTTTGGAAGCTCATGTCCAGAATGAAACTGCATATTCGGAGGCTTCACAATCTCTCAGCATTTCAAAATTCGGAAAGCTTAAACCATCACTAATTCTGCAATTTGTCATCCCCTTATTTCTGATCTTTCTAGCCTTTAATTCAGTAAGCAAAGAAAAAGAACAGGGAAGATTGAAACTGCTGGTCTTACAGGGAGCCAGCCTGCCCAAATTGGTTGTAGCAAAAACCATCGGCGTCTGGACGTATGGAGTTTTATTACTGCTGTTTACCCTGGTGGTCCAGATCCTGCTGAACCTCCAAAGTATTTCGGTAGACTATTTTTGGAGATTATCTTTATTGTTCTTCTCCTACTGCGCCTACTATTATGTGGTTACGGCATTAACCGTTTATTTTTCGGCCAGATTAGCAAATAATACAGCTGCTCTTTCTTCCATGATTGCCGTATGGCTGCTATGGACCATCTTCCTGCCTAAAATATGGGGTAATTCGGTAGAGAAAATATATCCCCTGCCCAGCCGTGAGGAGTTTAAAGCTTTAATGGCTCAAGATCGTTCCCAAGGCATTGACGGTCATAATCCTTCCGATAAAAGAGGAAAGGCATTCGAGGAAAAAATACTGGCGCAGTACAAGATGGATAGTTTATCCCAACTTCCCGTCAACTTCGATGGCATGCGCATGCAACAGGACGAGGAATACGGAAATATGGTATGGGACAGGCATTTTGGGAACAAATATAAGGTGCTGGAAAAACAAAAAAAAACCTATCAATATTCCGGTATTATCAATCCCTTTGCCTCTTTACAGGATGCCAGTATGGGATTCAGCGGCAGTGACATGTTACATTTTGTGAATTTCCAATTGCAGGCAGAACACTACCGTAGGATTCTGATCAAAACCCTCAATGACAAACAGACTTATGGAGGTTCAAAAACCGGGGACTGGGGCTGGAAAGAAAACAATGATTTTTACCGGTCGGTAAAGGATTTTGAATATCGGACGCCGGTATTAAAGGAGGTTTGGTCCAGCTATAGTCTTAATCTTCTGACATTGGCACTATGGGTCGTTTTTACCACCATATTGATCATTTTTGGTTCTAAAAAAACAACTATATTATGA
- a CDS encoding DUF3526 domain-containing protein, producing MKISQHIKFEILHFSRSRFKVISLFLFLIAAVYGLQSGWELFQKQTRQITAIESKNAQSVRDVLNWYDTQKKGPEEKYWIDITTPYWASMYAPITVLKKPSTLLPFSIGQTEQYGYYKNVNIRSSVFDADLAEEISNPERLSVGTLDFGFVVIYLLPLLIIILLFNVGGLEKDLDFYRLIEVQQGASSRWLIARYAFYYGLLGLLLLLVALPYAYMSGALYQQAFQFFLLPILLYGYMLLWFVIYYLVNREGKGSASQAIKMVSVWVMLSVILPGSIHQFASLKYPMTYLTDFLEANRDELYKLQDTPPEKVTQNLFTAYPELAKTKSAMEDSIPDKNIIGNSLDALINISSKQAAKREEKYNETKNGFIKSTYLINPVLFFQNTLNALCGTDYYAYQQFRSEIQTAIDKKAGTLLFDTWNKEVINKENYLKYLSVE from the coding sequence ATGAAAATCAGTCAGCACATAAAATTCGAAATTTTACATTTTTCAAGAAGCAGATTCAAGGTTATCTCATTGTTTCTGTTTCTTATTGCCGCCGTTTACGGGTTGCAGAGCGGATGGGAACTGTTTCAAAAACAGACACGGCAAATAACAGCCATTGAAAGCAAAAATGCCCAGAGCGTGCGTGATGTTCTAAACTGGTACGATACCCAAAAGAAAGGTCCGGAGGAAAAATACTGGATCGATATTACAACGCCTTATTGGGCAAGTATGTACGCACCGATTACTGTTTTGAAGAAACCTTCCACGTTATTGCCCTTCAGTATAGGCCAGACAGAACAGTACGGATATTACAAGAATGTCAACATCAGAAGCTCGGTATTTGATGCAGACCTGGCCGAAGAAATTTCCAATCCTGAACGATTGAGTGTAGGGACATTGGATTTCGGTTTTGTAGTGATTTATTTATTACCGTTATTGATTATCATCTTATTATTTAATGTTGGTGGACTGGAGAAAGATCTTGATTTTTACCGTTTGATAGAGGTGCAGCAGGGAGCTTCGTCCCGATGGCTTATCGCTCGATATGCATTTTATTACGGTTTATTAGGATTGTTGCTATTACTGGTAGCACTTCCTTATGCATATATGAGTGGAGCATTGTACCAACAAGCTTTTCAGTTTTTTTTATTACCTATTTTGCTGTACGGATATATGTTGCTTTGGTTTGTTATTTACTATCTAGTGAATAGAGAAGGTAAAGGAAGTGCGAGCCAAGCGATAAAGATGGTTTCTGTATGGGTGATGCTGAGTGTCATTCTTCCTGGTTCTATTCACCAATTTGCTTCATTGAAGTATCCTATGACTTACCTTACCGATTTTTTAGAAGCCAATAGGGATGAACTATACAAACTGCAGGACACACCACCGGAAAAAGTTACCCAAAATCTTTTTACAGCATATCCAGAATTGGCAAAAACAAAATCTGCAATGGAAGACAGTATCCCAGATAAAAATATCATTGGAAATTCATTGGATGCTTTGATCAATATATCAAGTAAACAAGCTGCAAAACGGGAAGAAAAATATAATGAAACCAAGAACGGTTTTATTAAAAGCACCTATTTGATAAACCCTGTGTTATTTTTTCAAAATACGCTTAATGCCCTATGTGGTACAGATTATTATGCATATCAACAGTTCAGAAGTGAAATCCAAACCGCTATCGATAAAAAAGCAGGTACTCTTTTATTCGATACCTGGAATAAGGAGGTCATAAATAAAGAAAATTACCTGAAATATCTGAGCGTGGAATAA
- a CDS encoding MliC family protein, translating into MTSKFLTIAMVISVLLTACKQGSKEEKTGSTKTEQVTATPNDIATQSLADKEGNKLAMSFDNVKDIATITINGETAELVSQKPASGIWYKNDHYELRGKGNDIQLVKDGKVIFEHQDDKVEIEVKNDRGDVLNMTFNNTDGTVKTYLNGGEQIDLVAQKAASGIWYKNDDYELSGKGDKYELLKDGKTVFKN; encoded by the coding sequence ATGACAAGTAAATTTTTGACAATTGCAATGGTGATTTCAGTTTTATTAACTGCCTGTAAACAAGGATCAAAGGAAGAAAAAACGGGTAGCACAAAAACAGAACAAGTGACAGCTACGCCTAATGACATCGCTACCCAATCACTAGCTGACAAAGAAGGCAATAAACTTGCAATGTCTTTTGACAATGTCAAAGACATTGCAACAATAACAATTAATGGAGAAACAGCGGAACTTGTTAGCCAAAAACCTGCATCTGGCATTTGGTATAAGAATGACCACTATGAATTGAGAGGTAAAGGGAACGACATCCAGCTAGTGAAAGACGGAAAGGTAATTTTTGAACATCAGGACGATAAGGTCGAAATTGAAGTAAAGAATGACAGAGGCGATGTTTTAAATATGACCTTCAACAACACAGACGGAACTGTTAAAACCTATCTGAACGGAGGGGAACAAATTGATTTAGTAGCGCAAAAAGCTGCTTCCGGAATATGGTATAAAAACGACGATTACGAATTATCTGGCAAGGGTGATAAGTATGAATTATTAAAAGATGGAAAAACAGTATTCAAAAATTAA
- a CDS encoding TonB-dependent receptor plug domain-containing protein — MHYHKILFLALLLVNISVFGQSDSTVVQLDEVILKYINPHKSIYQPQKVSDFIHRTNTGKDLAHHLESLSGVQIRKSGTNVSKPIIDGLSSSRLVYMINGVKLENQDWADAHSPEIDADLANNLSILRGAETVKYGSNALGGVVNVNAGRIPINKEVSGSVTTHYLGNTGGWGGNFKVYQNLSQIKGLRWRLSGNNTQNGDYHTAEYNVTNSGTRLESYQAEIEYELNKVVIKTFYSNYNSKQGNYFGALTGNIEEFEERIELGRPLLTYPYSFNIQAPYQKSVHQIANATAKWTLAPHWFAKAQYTYQKNHREEFDIRRSTSNSVPVQEMILSSTHINSEIEFRKNFLHSALGFQIRNKENFNQPGTGVTPALPNYIYKEKSIYTHHTLLLNHWILNAGLRYDWALMNARGINFLGQTYGENKDFSSLSTQLATKLSTGKWDFNSSLSYGWRVPESYELYANGKQHGIPIYFVGDKKMKAEKGLKWMNTIKYKIKETTLELQGFVNRLNDYIYAIPTHQYKQLFSGPAAIFQFKQQDALIYGLDLIHITDITPKLEFTNKLSWIQGEEVKSKNSLPNISPIRLHNHLSYQFPFFARFDDNSIQISHDWVGKKRNFNPDYELSTQTPSAYNIFNIAISSQYSFDKNLNLRFTGSIDNLFNTLYKDYLNLHRYFVHDRGRSINVNIQFNF; from the coding sequence ATGCATTATCATAAAATACTATTCCTTGCTTTACTATTGGTTAATATATCAGTATTTGGGCAAAGTGATAGTACAGTAGTACAATTAGATGAGGTTATATTAAAATATATCAATCCGCATAAATCTATTTATCAACCTCAGAAAGTTAGTGATTTCATACATCGTACCAATACAGGCAAAGATTTAGCACATCATTTGGAATCCTTATCTGGAGTTCAAATTCGTAAGTCTGGGACGAATGTTTCTAAACCAATAATAGATGGTTTATCCAGTAGTCGATTAGTATATATGATTAATGGTGTGAAATTAGAAAATCAGGACTGGGCAGACGCACATTCGCCTGAAATTGATGCAGATTTAGCCAATAATTTAAGTATTTTACGTGGCGCAGAAACAGTAAAATATGGTTCAAATGCACTGGGAGGTGTTGTAAATGTAAATGCAGGTAGAATTCCTATTAACAAAGAGGTTAGCGGTTCCGTAACAACCCATTATTTAGGTAATACAGGTGGCTGGGGAGGGAACTTTAAAGTTTACCAAAATTTGAGCCAGATAAAGGGGCTACGTTGGCGTTTAAGTGGTAATAATACACAAAATGGGGATTATCACACAGCAGAATATAATGTAACCAATTCCGGAACAAGACTAGAGAGCTATCAAGCGGAGATAGAATACGAACTCAATAAGGTAGTAATTAAAACTTTTTATTCTAATTATAATTCCAAACAAGGTAATTATTTTGGTGCGCTAACAGGAAATATTGAAGAATTTGAAGAGCGTATTGAGTTGGGCAGACCATTGCTAACTTATCCTTATTCATTTAATATTCAAGCGCCTTATCAGAAGAGTGTGCACCAAATTGCAAATGCAACTGCCAAATGGACACTTGCACCACATTGGTTTGCAAAAGCGCAATATACCTATCAAAAAAATCATAGAGAAGAATTTGATATAAGACGGAGTACATCAAATTCAGTTCCTGTTCAAGAAATGATATTGAGTTCTACTCATATCAATTCAGAAATAGAATTCAGAAAAAATTTTCTTCATTCAGCGCTTGGTTTTCAAATCAGAAACAAAGAAAATTTCAATCAACCCGGAACCGGTGTAACGCCTGCTTTGCCTAATTATATTTACAAAGAAAAATCAATTTACACACATCATACTTTACTGCTTAACCATTGGATCTTAAACGCTGGCTTACGTTATGATTGGGCACTAATGAACGCTCGAGGAATTAACTTTTTGGGGCAAACATATGGCGAGAATAAAGACTTTTCTTCCCTATCTACTCAGTTAGCCACCAAATTATCTACTGGAAAGTGGGATTTTAATTCTTCTTTAAGTTATGGATGGCGCGTTCCCGAATCTTATGAATTGTATGCTAATGGAAAGCAACACGGAATTCCTATTTATTTTGTTGGTGATAAGAAAATGAAAGCGGAAAAGGGGTTAAAATGGATGAATACCATTAAATATAAAATCAAAGAAACAACCTTAGAACTTCAAGGTTTCGTCAATAGGCTAAATGATTACATCTACGCTATTCCTACCCATCAATACAAGCAACTTTTTTCTGGACCAGCGGCCATTTTCCAATTCAAGCAACAAGATGCTTTAATATATGGATTGGATCTAATTCATATTACAGACATTACTCCCAAATTAGAATTCACAAATAAATTATCTTGGATTCAAGGAGAAGAAGTTAAATCTAAAAATTCACTGCCCAACATTTCACCAATAAGATTGCATAATCACTTAAGTTATCAATTTCCATTTTTTGCCAGATTCGATGATAACAGCATACAGATTAGTCATGATTGGGTAGGAAAGAAAAGGAATTTTAATCCCGATTATGAATTATCGACCCAAACACCTAGTGCATATAACATATTTAATATTGCGATTAGCTCACAATATTCATTTGACAAAAATCTAAATTTAAGATTTACTGGTAGCATAGATAATCTATTTAATACCCTTTATAAAGACTATTTAAATTTACACCGCTATTTTGTTCACGATAGAGGTCGTAGTATTAATGTGAACATTCAATTTAATTTTTAA
- a CDS encoding transposase, which translates to MSRERKAYPKEFKIMSVELSNTRTDLSALAKELDVSPALLYRWRKEFSIKQSSSFPGNGKVILSAAEQELALLKKELRETQMERDILKKAISVFSKGDNKYSCS; encoded by the coding sequence ATGTCACGAGAAAGAAAAGCATACCCTAAAGAGTTCAAGATCATGAGTGTTGAACTGAGTAATACCCGTACAGATTTGAGTGCACTGGCCAAAGAACTAGATGTCAGTCCTGCATTGTTGTACCGTTGGCGGAAAGAGTTTTCGATTAAACAAAGCAGTAGCTTCCCTGGGAATGGTAAAGTTATCCTCAGTGCAGCTGAACAAGAGCTGGCATTATTGAAGAAAGAACTGCGAGAAACGCAGATGGAGCGCGACATTTTAAAAAAGGCTATCAGCGTCTTCTCCAAGGGCGACAACAAATATTCATGTTCATAA
- a CDS encoding DUF4172 domain-containing protein, which translates to MAKYIYQHKNWTNFTWNNKAINVAFGEVRHLQGKITGQMSFLGFSIQEETNLSTLTLELLSLSRQ; encoded by the coding sequence ATGGCAAAATACATCTATCAACATAAAAACTGGACAAATTTTACTTGGAATAATAAAGCAATAAATGTTGCTTTTGGTGAAGTGCGCCATTTGCAAGGAAAAATTACTGGACAAATGAGCTTTTTAGGTTTCTCCATTCAGGAAGAAACGAATTTGAGTACACTTACTTTGGAGTTGCTATCTTTGAGTAGACAGTAA
- a CDS encoding outer membrane beta-barrel protein: protein MFKNTRSAIVVLLFLLIPVSKSFSQIGVGIKFGGNLSHADGLSFHSSNRVGFQAGGIISYHFRPNMAIQVEPTYNISRIRANSETVDYLNGIAKGNKALQFFDFLILFKLNVTSGFALLGGIEFNELLNEDKYHLNNGERAFNSGSQLGYTFGLELGKLYFRYRAVERKTVVYRNWNTLIEQYQIGVKWIVF from the coding sequence ATGTTTAAAAATACTCGATCTGCAATAGTGGTTTTGTTGTTTCTTTTAATACCCGTGAGCAAGAGCTTTTCTCAAATCGGAGTTGGAATAAAATTTGGTGGAAATTTATCCCATGCTGATGGATTATCATTCCACTCATCGAATCGCGTCGGTTTTCAAGCCGGAGGAATAATTAGCTATCATTTTAGACCTAATATGGCTATTCAAGTAGAACCTACATATAACATCAGCCGCATAAGGGCAAATTCTGAAACTGTCGATTACCTTAACGGGATTGCTAAAGGAAACAAGGCACTCCAATTTTTTGATTTCCTTATATTGTTTAAATTGAACGTTACCTCAGGTTTTGCATTGTTGGGTGGTATAGAATTCAATGAACTTCTAAATGAGGATAAATATCATCTGAATAATGGAGAGAGGGCATTTAATAGCGGCTCTCAATTAGGTTACACTTTTGGATTAGAATTGGGAAAATTATATTTTCGATATCGAGCTGTAGAAAGAAAAACCGTGGTATACCGCAATTGGAACACGCTTATTGAGCAATATCAAATTGGCGTAAAATGGATTGTTTTTTAA